CGTCGCCGCGTCCCATGCGGGTGCCCACGCGCTTCTCGAACTTGGAGCGCAGCTGCTCCATCGCCTGCCACATGCCATCGGCATTCATGCCGGCGCCGAACCCACTGCTGGGAAAGGAAGTGCCCATGATGATCTCCTTCGTGAATCGCTAACGATACTCAACGATATAGTCTGGCGGGGCCGATCGACAGGGCAAAAGAGGCCCAGGGCCGGACTCTCAGCGAACTCCCGCTATCGCCTGGAAACTAGGATGAGCGGATGCAGTTTTCCCTCTGGGTGGCCCTGGTAGGCGCGGGCACCCTGATCAGTTTCACGCCGGGTGCCGGGGCCATCAACACCATGAGCAACGCCCTCAACGCGGGCTTCCGCCGGTCTATCTGGGGCATCCTCGGCCAGCAGGCCGCATTGCTCATCCACATCGTGATCGTGGCGCTGGGTGTCGGACTGCTCGTGGCCGGTTCGCCGATCGCGTTCAACGTCATCCGCTACGCGGGGGCCGCCTACCTCGTCTATCTGGGTATCCGGCAGTTCCTGGCCACACCCGACCTCGACGCCGAGCAGGTGCGCTCCCTCAGCCATGAGCCGCGCTGGTCGATGTTCCGCCGCGGGCTCTGGGTCAACATGCTCAATCCCAAGGCCATCGTGTTCTTCCTCGCGTTCTTGCCCCAGTTCATCCGGGCCGACCGGCCCCTTCCGGCCCAGTACCTGATCGTGGCCGCCACGGTCGTCGTGATCGACATTCTGGTGATGTGGTTCTTCTTCGCCGGCACGGCGCGCTCCTTCCAGCGCTTCACCCGCGACGCCCGGGGGCAGCAGGTGCTGAACCGGGTCTTCGGAGTGCTCTTCGTGGCCGTCGGCGTGCTGCTCGCGGTCATCCACTAAGCCCCCGGACGTTTCGCACCGCCGCTGGGGTGAGCAGATGGGGTGGGGACCCGTCTTCGTGGCGTCGGCGCTGGCGCTCGCGCACTCCCCACCGAGCCGCGCAGGAATAAGA
This is a stretch of genomic DNA from Cryobacterium soli. It encodes these proteins:
- a CDS encoding LysE family transporter; translated protein: MQFSLWVALVGAGTLISFTPGAGAINTMSNALNAGFRRSIWGILGQQAALLIHIVIVALGVGLLVAGSPIAFNVIRYAGAAYLVYLGIRQFLATPDLDAEQVRSLSHEPRWSMFRRGLWVNMLNPKAIVFFLAFLPQFIRADRPLPAQYLIVAATVVVIDILVMWFFFAGTARSFQRFTRDARGQQVLNRVFGVLFVAVGVLLAVIH